Proteins encoded within one genomic window of Edaphobacter lichenicola:
- a CDS encoding adenylosuccinate synthase → MNQRKSAVILGAQWGDEGKGKIVDVLSEKFSVVARYAGGHNAGHTVIIKGKKFVLQLIPCGVLRPECKGVIGNGVVLDPMAFLSEVKKLKDAGLPVDGQLFVSNRAQVILPYHRMIELAAENAPGRTKIGTTSRGIGPAYEDKMHRSGLRVVDLLNSALLRTHIENACHEKNTIAHALFGTEPLDPKTMYEEYSRAAEQIAPFVTDTAVMLNHEIDNGGKVMFEGAQGALLDIDHGTYPFVTSSSSTAGGAVTGTGVGPTRIGSVIGVTKAYVTRVGEGPFPTEIHDSTSDLIRARGQEYGAVTGRPRRCGWLDLPLLRYSNMINGTEWLVVTKMDVMDECAEIPVCTGYKVNGKLTDLIPADMPGYNAIEPVYTRLKGWNSSTEGITEFDKLPPLAQDYLKFIEKESGAKIGMVSTGPDRDQTMSLPAFEDALKA, encoded by the coding sequence GTGAATCAACGCAAATCAGCGGTTATTTTGGGTGCCCAGTGGGGCGATGAGGGCAAAGGCAAGATCGTCGACGTGCTTTCGGAGAAGTTCTCCGTGGTTGCGCGCTATGCAGGCGGCCACAATGCCGGCCATACGGTCATCATCAAAGGCAAAAAGTTCGTCCTGCAGCTGATTCCATGCGGTGTTCTGCGACCGGAGTGCAAGGGCGTCATCGGCAACGGCGTTGTGCTGGACCCCATGGCGTTTTTGAGCGAGGTCAAGAAGTTGAAGGACGCGGGTCTGCCGGTCGACGGTCAGCTCTTCGTCTCGAACCGTGCGCAGGTGATTCTGCCTTACCATCGGATGATCGAGCTGGCGGCGGAGAATGCGCCCGGACGCACGAAGATCGGAACGACCAGCCGCGGCATCGGGCCGGCCTATGAAGACAAGATGCATCGCAGCGGACTCCGGGTAGTGGACCTGCTGAACTCGGCGCTGTTGCGGACGCACATCGAGAACGCCTGCCACGAGAAGAACACGATTGCTCATGCGTTGTTCGGCACGGAGCCGCTGGACCCCAAGACGATGTACGAGGAGTACTCGCGCGCCGCCGAGCAGATTGCACCCTTCGTGACCGATACGGCGGTCATGCTGAACCACGAGATCGACAACGGCGGAAAGGTCATGTTCGAAGGGGCGCAGGGCGCGTTGCTGGATATCGACCACGGAACCTATCCCTTCGTAACCTCCTCCTCCTCCACGGCCGGCGGAGCGGTGACGGGCACCGGCGTTGGGCCTACGAGAATCGGCAGCGTCATCGGCGTCACCAAGGCCTACGTGACGCGGGTCGGCGAAGGTCCGTTCCCCACCGAGATTCACGACTCCACCAGCGATCTGATCCGTGCTCGCGGGCAGGAGTACGGCGCGGTGACCGGCCGTCCGCGACGCTGCGGCTGGCTCGATCTGCCGCTGCTGCGCTACAGCAACATGATCAACGGGACCGAGTGGCTGGTCGTCACCAAGATGGATGTGATGGATGAGTGCGCCGAGATCCCGGTCTGCACCGGCTACAAGGTCAACGGCAAGCTGACCGATCTGATTCCTGCGGATATGCCGGGGTACAACGCCATCGAGCCGGTTTATACCAGGCTCAAGGGCTGGAACAGCTCGACGGAGGGGATCACCGAGTTCGACAAGCTGCCGCCGCTGGCGCAGGATTATCTGAAATTTATTGAGAAGGAGTCCGGGGCGAAGATTGGTATGGTCTCCACCGGCCCGGACCGCGACCAGACCATGAGTCTGCCGGCATTTGAAGACGCGTTGAAGGCGTAG
- a CDS encoding HIT family protein: protein MQRVCAKPGKAQGTSLNRTRQPVRPHPQPEGALPPRYTRRMDRLWTPWRYSYITRSDPQAKSGVPEALSAWPPTEAQDKHCVFCNMIAAVDYAVDHGMDRLAAEKAAHIVWRGQTCFICLNAFPYSTGHLLLLPYQHLDTLAALPVEVAQELMALAQRSELALRQVYLPGGINMGLNLGEAAGAGIAAHMHLHALPRWSGDTNFMTVTAETRVLPEALDVTWEKLRTAF from the coding sequence ATGCAGAGAGTATGCGCCAAACCGGGCAAAGCGCAGGGAACGAGCCTGAATCGGACTCGCCAGCCCGTCCGGCCGCATCCTCAGCCTGAAGGCGCTCTGCCCCCGCGCTATACTCGCCGAATGGACCGCCTCTGGACGCCCTGGCGCTACAGCTACATCACCCGCTCGGACCCGCAGGCCAAAAGCGGGGTTCCTGAGGCTCTCAGCGCCTGGCCCCCGACCGAGGCCCAGGACAAGCACTGCGTCTTCTGCAATATGATCGCGGCGGTCGACTACGCGGTCGATCACGGGATGGACCGGCTCGCCGCTGAAAAAGCGGCACACATCGTCTGGCGGGGGCAGACCTGCTTTATCTGCCTCAACGCCTTTCCCTACTCCACCGGACACCTGTTGCTGCTGCCGTACCAGCACCTGGACACGCTAGCTGCGCTTCCCGTCGAGGTCGCCCAGGAGCTGATGGCTCTTGCCCAGCGTTCGGAGCTGGCGCTGCGGCAGGTCTACCTTCCGGGCGGCATCAACATGGGTCTCAATCTGGGGGAGGCTGCGGGCGCCGGCATCGCCGCTCACATGCACCTTCACGCTCTGCCCCGATGGAGCGGCGATACGAACTTCATGACGGTGACGGCTGAAACCCGCGTCCTTCCTGAGGCTCTGGATGTGACCTGGGAGAAGCTTCGCACTGCCTTCTAA
- a CDS encoding methyltransferase, TIGR04325 family has product MTMTGVLTRLNLSTFPGYKKLRQSGVLDFVAGKEFGHYRGRFSTSDEATSSLPPSRRATYDNESLVSIGIESYSTIHPFDWPILVFCQKLMRENHLHAVTDFGGHIGVKFYAFREMLDLPEDFRWQIVDVPAMVREGRRRVPPEVHSLRFYEHVEETEACDALLCSGSLQYVDWSIEELIGRLPRKPYMIFLNKVPVSASEGFFTLETFVKTLPCRIFGPDELEAARQHLGYKLAASWPITNRDFVVLSSKGMEKVQMVGEAWVLQTADA; this is encoded by the coding sequence ATGACCATGACGGGCGTTCTGACACGTTTGAACCTTTCAACCTTTCCGGGGTACAAGAAGCTGCGGCAGTCCGGGGTGCTGGATTTCGTAGCCGGCAAGGAGTTCGGACACTATCGCGGGCGATTCAGCACCAGCGACGAGGCAACGAGCTCACTTCCGCCTTCGCGCCGCGCAACCTACGACAATGAATCTCTGGTCTCGATCGGGATCGAATCGTACTCGACCATTCACCCGTTCGACTGGCCGATCCTGGTGTTCTGTCAGAAGCTGATGCGCGAGAACCATCTCCATGCCGTGACCGATTTTGGCGGTCATATCGGAGTGAAGTTCTACGCGTTTCGAGAGATGCTCGATCTTCCGGAAGACTTTCGCTGGCAGATTGTGGATGTGCCGGCGATGGTGAGGGAGGGGCGGCGGCGCGTGCCGCCGGAGGTGCACTCGTTACGCTTCTACGAGCACGTGGAAGAGACCGAGGCGTGTGATGCGCTGTTGTGTTCGGGGAGTCTGCAGTATGTGGACTGGTCGATTGAAGAGCTCATCGGGCGGCTGCCGCGGAAGCCTTACATGATCTTTTTGAATAAAGTTCCTGTCTCAGCCAGCGAAGGTTTCTTCACGTTGGAGACGTTTGTCAAGACGTTGCCTTGCCGCATCTTCGGTCCGGACGAGCTCGAGGCGGCCCGTCAGCATCTGGGCTACAAACTCGCAGCGAGCTGGCCCATCACTAACCGCGACTTTGTCGTGCTCTCTTCGAAGGGAATGGAGAAGGTTCAGATGGTGGGAGAGGCGTGGGTGCTGCAAACGGCAGACGCATGA
- a CDS encoding cytochrome D1 domain-containing protein, which produces MKKIFFSYPIVGCLFVGFGGAAAFSQRPAEQDARPLLLVVNQGDRDLSLIDPGAGKQTATVLVDGVTGHEVAASPDGTTAYVPIYGSAGVGKPGTDGSKISVIDLASHKIVHTIDFGHGVRPHCVIYDKNSGMLYVTTELDKTISIIDPKTLKIVGSVPTGQEQSHMLALSRDGSRGYTANVGPGTVSVLDMKARKTLAIIPVSTDTQRIAISRDDSMVFTADQAKPQLAVIDTATNKLKTWIPLPSVGYGTATTLDGRWLLVALRTTHQVAVVDLTSMQVARTIDVADGPTEILMNPDGKSAFVSCFRSRQVAEIDLGQWKMARLIDAGDAADGLAWAK; this is translated from the coding sequence ATGAAGAAGATCTTTTTTTCGTATCCGATTGTGGGCTGTCTCTTCGTGGGCTTTGGCGGAGCGGCTGCGTTCTCTCAGAGACCCGCGGAACAAGATGCCCGCCCGCTGCTGCTGGTGGTGAACCAGGGTGATCGAGATCTGAGTTTGATCGATCCCGGCGCGGGCAAACAGACGGCTACTGTGCTGGTGGATGGGGTGACGGGCCACGAGGTGGCGGCTTCGCCCGACGGAACGACGGCGTACGTGCCGATCTATGGCAGTGCCGGGGTGGGTAAGCCGGGTACGGACGGCAGCAAGATTTCGGTGATCGACCTTGCCAGCCACAAGATTGTTCACACGATCGACTTCGGGCACGGGGTGCGGCCGCACTGCGTGATCTATGACAAGAACAGCGGGATGCTGTACGTGACGACGGAGCTGGATAAGACGATCAGCATTATCGACCCGAAGACTTTGAAGATTGTCGGCAGCGTGCCTACGGGGCAGGAGCAGTCGCACATGCTGGCGCTGTCGCGTGATGGTTCGCGCGGGTACACGGCGAACGTGGGACCGGGCACGGTATCGGTGCTGGATATGAAGGCGCGCAAGACACTGGCGATTATTCCAGTCTCGACCGATACGCAGAGGATTGCGATCTCGCGCGACGACAGCATGGTGTTCACGGCGGACCAGGCCAAGCCGCAGCTTGCAGTGATCGATACCGCGACCAATAAGTTGAAGACGTGGATTCCGCTGCCGAGTGTCGGATACGGGACGGCGACGACGCTCGATGGGCGGTGGCTGCTGGTGGCGCTGCGAACGACGCATCAGGTGGCGGTGGTTGATCTGACGTCGATGCAGGTGGCGCGCACGATCGACGTGGCGGATGGGCCGACGGAGATCCTGATGAACCCCGATGGCAAGTCTGCGTTTGTCTCCTGCTTTAGAAGCAGGCAGGTGGCGGAGATCGATCTTGGGCAGTGGAAGATGGCGCGGTTGATCGATGCGGGTGATGCGGCGGACGGCCTGGCCTGGGCGAAGTAG
- a CDS encoding VWA domain-containing protein, with protein sequence MSALNRVRLVLFCLLFLPLAAFSQQQAAPTPPPDQLPAASAPISEARDSNLVLDVVVTDRSGKPRAGLTQNDFVVRDNNQIRKILSFRAVDSAAPAEPVKIILLVDEVNTSFTRVAYERDQLKKFLLQNGGQLTHPVSLAFFSDTGTEMQSGSSRDGNALLADFDQHVTKLRTIRRSAGFYGAEERLDLSLKAIGMLAATESKEPGRKMVIWISPGWPILSGPNITLTAKEQQGLFSSIVYLSTALRQARITLYSIDPLGVADAATTRVFYYEEFLKPVSKPQDAQAGDLALQVLARQSGGQALNSSNDITQQITRCVAEADAFYTLTVEPVPSDRPNQSHVVAVSVETAGMTARTRSLYYGQP encoded by the coding sequence ATGAGTGCGTTGAATCGGGTCCGGCTGGTTCTGTTCTGTCTTTTGTTTCTTCCTCTCGCGGCATTCTCCCAGCAGCAGGCAGCTCCCACGCCGCCGCCGGACCAGTTGCCCGCGGCCTCTGCGCCAATCTCCGAAGCGCGGGACTCTAACCTGGTGCTGGATGTTGTGGTGACGGATCGGTCGGGAAAGCCCAGAGCCGGCCTCACGCAGAATGACTTTGTCGTGCGCGATAATAACCAGATCCGAAAGATTCTCTCGTTCCGCGCGGTGGATAGTGCTGCTCCCGCCGAGCCGGTGAAGATCATCCTCCTGGTGGATGAGGTGAATACTTCGTTTACCCGCGTGGCGTATGAGCGCGACCAGCTCAAGAAGTTTCTTCTGCAAAACGGCGGGCAGCTTACGCATCCTGTGTCGTTGGCCTTCTTCAGCGACACGGGGACAGAGATGCAGAGTGGCTCCTCGCGTGACGGAAATGCGTTGCTGGCCGACTTCGATCAGCATGTGACGAAGCTGCGAACGATACGGCGCTCGGCGGGTTTTTACGGCGCGGAGGAGCGCCTGGATCTCTCCCTCAAGGCGATCGGTATGCTTGCCGCCACGGAGTCGAAGGAGCCGGGACGGAAGATGGTCATCTGGATAAGCCCAGGCTGGCCGATTCTCAGCGGACCGAATATCACGCTGACTGCGAAGGAGCAGCAGGGGCTGTTTTCGTCGATTGTCTATCTCTCCACGGCACTCCGGCAGGCTCGGATCACGCTCTACAGCATCGATCCGCTTGGCGTAGCAGATGCCGCGACGACCCGCGTATTTTACTACGAGGAGTTTCTGAAGCCGGTATCGAAGCCACAGGATGCGCAGGCGGGAGATCTTGCGCTGCAGGTGCTGGCGAGGCAGAGTGGCGGGCAGGCACTCAACTCGAGCAACGACATCACGCAGCAGATTACTCGCTGTGTTGCGGAGGCGGACGCGTTTTACACGCTCACCGTGGAACCGGTGCCGTCTGACCGGCCAAACCAGTCCCACGTGGTCGCGGTCAGTGTTGAAACCGCGGGAATGACGGCAAGGACGAGAAGCCTGTACTACGGTCAGCCGTAA
- a CDS encoding fused MFS/spermidine synthase has protein sequence MPASRLLYGTTIFLGAFLLFLVEPMAAKQLLPVLGGSSAVWLTCLVFFQVTLLLGYLYAHWITRCQATTWRRHVYLVTLAAAAVLLIAQRFVPTEPAQGVGHPFTTIFSTLAFTIGLPFLLLSATSPLLQVWLQRTRGGTIPYRLFALSNFGSLLALIVYPFVVEPHLTLKLQRSLWSFGFLLYAVFCATITRQLPAPAPADTVEESQTPAPAPARAKWLWFLLPMAAAMQLSAVTSHLTVNIAAIPLLWMLPLAIYLLTFILAFEFPALYRRGIVVRLLVVMLASLGYAISKTDVSLPIGIAILFFLAECFLAGLFCHAEAYALRPENPTETTLFYLLVAAGGAAGTFFIGIASPMIFSANYDLAISFFVTAALAIVVTWSDGWPQRLLWSTAAALLLFFAIMLHTAYAREAILEVRNFYGTLRVKQMVGPHGGTERMLLNGTIQHGTQLFAPGLTRTPTTYYADNSGIGLALHHCCESRPRNIAVIGLGTGTIATYGTASDHIRFYEINPLVRPVAQNLFTYLRDSPAQITFADGDARTSLTRELTQESPQNFDVIAIDAFSGDAIPLHLLTIEAIALYKRHLAPNGILAFHVSNQYLNLAPEIAQLARAADMQAKLIESQPDDSLGAYRATWILLTSSPTFFDQPELAAAASAVPLDSLDARLRVWTDDYSSILPILQLSHH, from the coding sequence ATGCCTGCATCACGCCTGCTTTATGGCACTACCATCTTCCTCGGCGCGTTCCTTCTCTTCCTGGTTGAGCCGATGGCCGCGAAGCAACTGCTGCCTGTGCTCGGCGGCTCCTCCGCCGTGTGGCTGACATGCCTGGTCTTCTTCCAGGTCACACTGCTGCTCGGCTACCTCTACGCCCACTGGATCACGCGTTGCCAGGCCACCACCTGGCGCCGCCACGTCTATCTGGTCACGCTCGCCGCCGCGGCGGTGCTGCTGATCGCACAAAGATTCGTCCCCACAGAGCCTGCCCAAGGTGTTGGCCACCCCTTCACCACCATCTTCTCGACGCTCGCCTTCACCATCGGCCTGCCATTTCTCTTGCTCAGCGCAACCAGCCCGCTGCTGCAGGTCTGGCTCCAGCGCACAAGGGGCGGCACCATCCCCTACCGCCTCTTCGCACTCTCGAACTTCGGCTCTCTTCTCGCTCTCATCGTCTACCCCTTCGTCGTCGAGCCGCACCTCACCCTGAAGCTCCAGCGGAGTCTCTGGTCGTTCGGCTTCCTCCTCTACGCCGTCTTCTGTGCGACCATCACGCGCCAACTGCCCGCACCTGCGCCGGCTGACACGGTTGAAGAATCGCAAACCCCAGCCCCCGCTCCCGCCAGAGCAAAGTGGCTCTGGTTCCTTCTCCCCATGGCCGCCGCGATGCAGCTCAGCGCAGTCACCAGCCACCTCACCGTCAACATCGCCGCGATCCCGCTCCTCTGGATGCTGCCGCTCGCCATCTACCTGCTCACCTTCATCCTCGCCTTCGAGTTCCCCGCGCTCTACCGTCGCGGCATCGTGGTGCGTCTGCTGGTCGTGATGCTGGCCAGCCTCGGCTACGCTATCTCGAAGACCGACGTGAGCCTTCCCATCGGCATCGCCATCCTCTTCTTCCTCGCAGAGTGCTTCCTCGCCGGACTCTTCTGCCACGCGGAGGCCTACGCCCTACGCCCGGAAAACCCCACCGAGACCACGCTCTTCTACCTGTTGGTCGCCGCAGGAGGAGCAGCAGGAACCTTCTTCATCGGCATCGCCAGCCCAATGATCTTCTCGGCCAACTACGATCTCGCAATCTCGTTCTTCGTCACCGCTGCACTCGCCATCGTCGTCACGTGGAGCGACGGCTGGCCGCAGCGTCTTCTCTGGTCCACCGCCGCCGCGTTGTTGCTCTTCTTCGCCATCATGCTGCACACCGCCTACGCCCGCGAGGCCATCCTCGAGGTTCGCAACTTCTACGGAACCCTCCGCGTCAAGCAGATGGTCGGCCCACACGGGGGCACCGAGCGCATGTTGCTCAACGGCACCATCCAGCACGGCACGCAGCTCTTCGCGCCCGGCCTCACCCGCACGCCCACCACCTACTACGCCGACAACTCCGGCATTGGCCTCGCGCTCCATCACTGCTGCGAATCGCGCCCACGCAACATCGCGGTCATCGGCCTCGGCACCGGCACCATCGCAACCTACGGCACCGCCAGCGACCACATCCGCTTCTACGAGATCAACCCACTCGTACGCCCCGTCGCGCAGAACCTCTTCACCTACCTGCGAGACTCTCCCGCGCAGATCACCTTTGCCGACGGCGATGCACGTACCTCCCTAACCCGCGAGTTGACGCAAGAGTCTCCACAAAACTTCGACGTCATCGCCATCGACGCCTTCTCCGGCGATGCCATCCCCCTCCACCTGCTCACCATCGAGGCAATCGCCCTCTACAAAAGACATCTGGCGCCAAATGGCATCCTGGCCTTCCACGTCTCCAACCAGTACCTCAATCTCGCACCCGAGATCGCGCAGCTCGCCCGCGCCGCCGACATGCAGGCAAAGCTGATCGAAAGCCAGCCCGACGACTCGCTTGGAGCCTATCGTGCCACCTGGATTCTGCTCACCTCGAGTCCCACCTTCTTCGATCAACCCGAGCTCGCAGCCGCTGCCAGCGCCGTCCCCTTAGATTCATTGGACGCACGCCTCCGCGTCTGGACCGACGACTACTCCAGCATCCTGCCCATCCTTCAGTTATCGCATCACTAG
- a CDS encoding nuclear transport factor 2 family protein: MGSGVLLAAMAIGWPAPAAFAGHLQPLHEKKHDAKRQVEALEEQWRQAQLAGDVAAMDKLLSDDYIGISMTGQVNTKMQQLDRMRTRKFVLTKLDLGEMQVKLVGSIAIVTSRAQVEGTNEGVAVQGTYRYTRVYQRLPSGGWKITSFEATRVPGSRDPGNHDAAAPKAASSAPQDGPS; the protein is encoded by the coding sequence ATGGGCTCGGGCGTGTTGCTGGCGGCCATGGCGATTGGATGGCCTGCGCCTGCGGCATTTGCCGGTCACCTGCAACCGCTGCATGAGAAGAAGCACGATGCCAAACGGCAGGTCGAAGCGCTCGAGGAGCAGTGGCGGCAGGCTCAGCTCGCGGGCGACGTCGCCGCAATGGACAAGCTCCTCTCCGACGATTACATCGGCATCTCGATGACCGGCCAGGTAAACACCAAGATGCAACAACTGGACCGGATGCGAACCCGCAAGTTCGTCCTGACGAAGCTCGATCTGGGCGAGATGCAGGTGAAGCTCGTCGGCTCGATCGCCATTGTGACCTCTCGTGCCCAGGTAGAAGGAACCAACGAAGGCGTGGCGGTTCAGGGAACCTACCGCTATACGCGCGTCTATCAACGGCTGCCTTCCGGCGGGTGGAAGATTACCAGCTTCGAAGCCACAAGGGTGCCGGGATCGAGAGATCCGGGCAATCACGATGCGGCGGCGCCCAAGGCCGCAAGCAGTGCGCCTCAGGATGGGCCCTCTTAG
- a CDS encoding putative quinol monooxygenase: MLSFNVRMTFDQSDRDEISEILCHLTAASRKESGCVSYIPHFVEGEACTVLIYEQYDDDAALEHHRGTPHFHQYAIGGLYQKMKERQVENLTAVC, from the coding sequence ATGCTTAGTTTCAACGTGCGAATGACCTTCGACCAGTCGGACCGTGACGAGATCTCCGAGATTCTGTGCCACCTTACCGCGGCTTCCAGGAAGGAGTCCGGCTGCGTCAGCTACATCCCACACTTCGTAGAAGGAGAGGCCTGCACGGTACTTATCTACGAGCAGTACGACGACGACGCGGCCTTGGAGCATCATAGGGGAACACCTCACTTTCATCAGTACGCGATCGGGGGCCTGTATCAGAAGATGAAAGAACGTCAGGTCGAGAACCTGACCGCTGTCTGTTGA